ATGCTGCTCGGGCAGAACGTCAACGCCTACCGCGGCACGATGGAAAGCGGCGACGTGGCGGATTTCGCCCTGCTGCTCGAATACGTGGCCGAGATCCCCGGCATCGAGCGCCTGCGCTTCGTCACCAGCCACCCGAAGGAATTCACCCAGCGCCTGATCGACGCCTACGCCAGGATCCCGCAGCTGGTGAACCACCTGTACCTGCCGGTGCAGCACGGCTCGGACCGCATCCTGCAAGCCATGAAGCGCGGCTACACGGCGCTCGAATACAAGTCGATCATCCGCCGCATCAAGGCGGTGCGCCCGGACATCTCGATCTCCTCCGACTTCATCGTCGGCTTCCCGGGCGAGACCGATGCCGATTTCGAAGCGATGATGAAGCTGGTCGACGACGTCGGCTTCGACAACAGCTTTTCCTTCATCTTCAGCAAGCGCCCCGGCACGCCGGCCGCCAACCTCGAGGACGATACGCCGCACGAGGTCAAGCTGGCGCGCCTGCAGCGCTTCCAGGCCAAGATCGACGCCAACACCCGCAAGATCAGCGCGGAGATGGTCGGCAGCGTCCAGCGCATCCTGGTCGAAGGCCCGTCCAAGAAGGGCCAGACCAGCGATGGCAAACCCGAGCTCGCCGGCCGCACCGAGAACAACCGCGTCGTCAATTTCGCCCCGGGCGAGCTCGGCGAGTCGCTGATCGGCCAGCTGGTCGACGTGCGCATCACCGAGAGCCTGGATTACACCCTGCGCGGCGACCTGGTCGCCAGCCT
This genomic stretch from Massilia sp. 9096 harbors:
- the miaB gene encoding tRNA (N6-isopentenyl adenosine(37)-C2)-methylthiotransferase MiaB gives rise to the protein MQKKVFIKTFGCQMNEYDSDKMADVLGASDGLVRTDRPEDADVILLNTCSVREKAQEKVFSDLGRLKELKRDKPGLVIGVGGCVASQEGEAIVKRAPYVDVVFGPQTLHRLPQMIEARRNSGSAQVDITFPEIEKFDHLPPAKVDGPVAYVSIMEGCSKYCSYCVVPYTRGEEVSRRFEDVLTEVAGLAAQGVKEIMLLGQNVNAYRGTMESGDVADFALLLEYVAEIPGIERLRFVTSHPKEFTQRLIDAYARIPQLVNHLYLPVQHGSDRILQAMKRGYTALEYKSIIRRIKAVRPDISISSDFIVGFPGETDADFEAMMKLVDDVGFDNSFSFIFSKRPGTPAANLEDDTPHEVKLARLQRFQAKIDANTRKISAEMVGSVQRILVEGPSKKGQTSDGKPELAGRTENNRVVNFAPGELGESLIGQLVDVRITESLDYTLRGDLVASLDTIAKAS